The region AAGAACTGATGGAGACTTTTAACATAGCTCTTATTGTCGGCGGTTCAATTGTTATTCCACATTTGCGTTTTGCATTTGAAGTTATGGATAACTTATTTAATGAAAAAGAAAGTTCAGAAAAATGATTATTGTTCCCAAAAACATTGTAACAGTAGATTCTAAAGAACGAATATTAAAAAATCATTTTGTAGAAATAGAGAACGGCAGAATTATTTCTATTAAAAAGAATGATGAAAAATATTTTTCTAAAAATAAAAATAGAGTTCTCAGATTTGATGACCTCACTTTAATTCCCGGATTTGTACAAACGCATATTCACCTTTGCCAGACATTATTCCGCTGTTTGGCTGATGATCTTGAACTTCTTGATTGGCTTCAGTTAAGAATATTTCCTTACGAAAATGCACATAATAAAAATTCTCTTTTAACTTCTGTCAGATTAGGATTAAATGAATTACTTTTGAGCGGCACAACAACATTGCTTGATATGGGAACTTTACGGCATCAGGAAGTTATCTTTGAAGAATTGCAAAATGCCGGTATGCGTGCAATTGCCGGCAAATGTTTGATTGATGAGAATGATTTATTCCCGGATTTTAAATCAGAAACAAGATCCGAATTGAAAGATATTTATCAGCTTGCTAAGACTTTTCATAATACTTCGAATGGAAAAATTAAATACGGGTTTGCTCCTAGATTTGTTTTATCCTGTTCTGAAGAACTTCTTAAAGAATCATTTGAAATGAAAAAAGATTTTGCAGGCAGTTTATACCACACTCATTCATCAGAAAATAAAGATGAAATTGCTGAAGTTAAGCGAAGACATAAAAAAGAAAATATCGAATATTTCAATTCAATTGGTGTTATTGATGATCATTCTGTTTTAGCACATTGCATTCATGTTAATGATAAAGAAATTGGTTTACTGAAAAAAAATAATACCCGTGTTTCTCATTGTCCTTCATCAAACTTAAAGCTTGGCTCAGGGATTGCAAATATTCCAAAATATTTGAAGCAGGGAATATCTGTTTCACTTGGTGCTGATGGCGCACCATGTAATAATAATTTAAGTATCTTTAATGAAATGAGATTAGCTGCATTTATTCAAAAACCGATTCATGGTTCATCAAGTATGGATGCAAAAACAGTTTTTAAGCTTGCCACTATTGAAGGTGCAAAAGCACTACATCTTCAAGATGAGATTGGAAGTATTGAAGCTGGAAAAAAAGCAGATCTGGTTTTGTTAAATCTTAATACTAATACTCACTCAATTTCAGAAAGTGATGACTCTGTTTATTCTGATATTGTTTATTCATCTTCAGCGGATTCAGTTCATTCTGTTATGATAGAAGGTGAATGGAAAGTTCTCAATAGAAAATCACTTCTTTATGATAAAAAAGAATTGAAGCAAACATCTAAAGAAGAATTGAAAAAATTATTAAATAGAGTAAAAAATTAATTTGCGAGCTTCTGTGTTTTGGAGTTCCTGCCTGCCACAGGCAGTTTAGTTGCAAAAACTGAATTGCCACAAAAACATAAAAGCACTTAATAACACTAAAAGAGAAATAAGATTGAAAAAAATATTATTAGCAACTACAAACAAAGGCAAACTAAACGATGTTAAAGAAATCCTTAAGGATTTGGATGTAGAAATTTTATCATTTCTGGATTTTGAAAATCATCCTGAAGTTGAAGAAAACGGTAATACATTTTTAGAAAATGCAATAATAAAAGCACGTGCTGCGTTTGATAAATACAGGATTCCAAGTATCGGAGATGATTCCGGTTTAGAAGCATTTCAATTAAATGGTGAACCCGGCATCTATTCTGCAAGATACGCAGGTGAAAATGCTGATGATGAAAAAAATAATTTATTGTTAATAAAAAAACTTTCGGAATTTCCGGAGCCACATCCTGGCAGATTTGTTTGTGCTGCAGTTTATTATGATGGCAAAGAGATTAAATCTGCTATTGGAGAAATACAAGGAAACATTATAAAAATTCCGCGTGGTAAAAATGGATTTGGATATGATCCGCTGTTTGTTCCAAATGGTTATGATGTAACTACTGCTGAAATGCCGCACCAGGAAAAAAATAAAATAAGTCATAGGTTCAATGCTTTTAAGCAATTGAAAAAACTATTATGAGAAAGATAATTTGATGCTCTTTTAGTTACTTCTGTGCTATTACAGCCTGAACTGTTCCGAAAGTAAAATTATATGTTTTGATTTTACCAAATCCTGAGTTCCTCAAAAGTTTTTCAAGATTGACTTTTTCATCAAACTCTTCAACAGAATCGGGCAGATAAGTGTATGCAGCCTTATCTCCTGAAATTATCCCGCCGAGTACAGGTAAAATATTTTTGAAGTAAAATTTATAAATAGATCTTATTATTTTATTGGTAGGCATTCTAAACTCAATTATCGTAGCTTTCCCATTAGGCTTCAAAATGCGGTAGAAAGAATTAAATCCTTGCTGAATATCATAGAAATTTCTAACTCCAAAGGCTACTGTTATATTTGTAACAGATTCATCCTTAAAAGGAATTTTTTCAGCAACCATTTGGACCAGTTTGCCATCAATCCAGTTTGCTTTTTTATTGAACAAGTTTAGCATATTATAAGAAAAATCAGCTCCAAAGATTTTTTGCACTCCCATTTTATTTGCTTGAATTGCAACATCACCGGTTCCGCAGGCAACATCAAGTAAAATGGAATCAGAATTAAATCCGCTAAGTTTTAATGCTTTTTTCCGCCAGTAAAAATCCAGTCCAAAACTCAGCAGATGATTTAGAAAATCATATCTGCCGGCAATGTTATCAAACATTTTTTTTACTTGAGTTTTTTTATCGCTCATCTCAATTAATGATTTTCATATTCAAATTTATCTTTTCCGATTTTTTTATGCCACCAGTTGAAAAAGATCTTTCCGCTCCACATAGAAACTATTGCAAAAACCAATCCGCCAATTAAATCAATAACATAGTGATACCACAAATAAACTGTAGCAATGATTAGCAAAGTCCCGACAGGAATAAAAAAGTATCTGCTTCTGCTTCTCAATTTAACTGATAAGTACATTACAATAAGAGTTATCATAGTATGCCCACTCGGGAATACATCACGCTGAACAACCTCGGCAGGGTTTGGTGTTCCAAATGGAATTCCTTCACCGGTGTTAGTCATTTCTCTCAAGAAATTTGTAAAATACAAACCTGGTAGTACTTCGTTGATAGAATTAAAATCGTGAAGTGTAAATCTTGGACCGATGCCTGGTAAAGCAAAGTATCCTAAATAAGAAAGAAAAAAACCATAGATGACCGAGAACAATGCAAAATCTAAAGCAATAAATCTATCTTTTTTGAGAAGTGACAGTCCAAGAATAATCGGAAGGAGATAAAATGATCCGTAAACGATTTGTAATATCTCAGTTAGTAAAGGAAAAGAAATATGATATATCAAATGTGTCGGGTCGGTTCCGAACAACCATCTATCTATTGCAATAAACAAGTCATCATAATCCTGCCCTCGGATTGGTTTTACCATAAAGAATAGTTGTTTGAAAGTAAGAAGAATTAAAGGAGCAATGTACCAGTAATGAGTAATTCGCCAAACTTTTTTTTGTGTTTTTGCTTCAAGAAAAGAAATTGTAAATGCTAATCCGATAACGAATAGATTTATAAAAATCCAGTTAAGGGAATTTTCAATTCTCTGATAAAAAATTATATGAAGAGTTATCAAAAAAACAGAAAAGCTGATAACAACAATATCAAAAGCTTTAAGGGTTTTTATTAAGGATTTTACTTTATCCATCTCTCAGTCTATTATCACCTGGATTTGTTTTGTTTTACAAACTCTGCGAGATTAATAAAGTCATCAACATTAAACTGCTCTGCACGATTTGATAAGTCTATACCGCACCCGCTAAAATCTATATCGGCAAATATACTATTGCTCAGGGAATTTTTTAATATTTTTCTTCTGTTTCCGAATGATGATTTTACTACAGATTTAAATATTGAATTAAACTCAGTGTCCGTTCTTTTCTCATCAAAATAAATATGCACTATTGCAGAATCAACATTTGGTT is a window of Ignavibacterium sp. DNA encoding:
- the rdgB gene encoding RdgB/HAM1 family non-canonical purine NTP pyrophosphatase, which gives rise to MKKILLATTNKGKLNDVKEILKDLDVEILSFLDFENHPEVEENGNTFLENAIIKARAAFDKYRIPSIGDDSGLEAFQLNGEPGIYSARYAGENADDEKNNLLLIKKLSEFPEPHPGRFVCAAVYYDGKEIKSAIGEIQGNIIKIPRGKNGFGYDPLFVPNGYDVTTAEMPHQEKNKISHRFNAFKQLKKLL
- a CDS encoding amidohydrolase family protein, with product MIIVPKNIVTVDSKERILKNHFVEIENGRIISIKKNDEKYFSKNKNRVLRFDDLTLIPGFVQTHIHLCQTLFRCLADDLELLDWLQLRIFPYENAHNKNSLLTSVRLGLNELLLSGTTTLLDMGTLRHQEVIFEELQNAGMRAIAGKCLIDENDLFPDFKSETRSELKDIYQLAKTFHNTSNGKIKYGFAPRFVLSCSEELLKESFEMKKDFAGSLYHTHSSENKDEIAEVKRRHKKENIEYFNSIGVIDDHSVLAHCIHVNDKEIGLLKKNNTRVSHCPSSNLKLGSGIANIPKYLKQGISVSLGADGAPCNNNLSIFNEMRLAAFIQKPIHGSSSMDAKTVFKLATIEGAKALHLQDEIGSIEAGKKADLVLLNLNTNTHSISESDDSVYSDIVYSSSADSVHSVMIEGEWKVLNRKSLLYDKKELKQTSKEELKKLLNRVKN
- a CDS encoding phosphatase PAP2 family protein, which codes for MDKVKSLIKTLKAFDIVVISFSVFLITLHIIFYQRIENSLNWIFINLFVIGLAFTISFLEAKTQKKVWRITHYWYIAPLILLTFKQLFFMVKPIRGQDYDDLFIAIDRWLFGTDPTHLIYHISFPLLTEILQIVYGSFYLLPIILGLSLLKKDRFIALDFALFSVIYGFFLSYLGYFALPGIGPRFTLHDFNSINEVLPGLYFTNFLREMTNTGEGIPFGTPNPAEVVQRDVFPSGHTMITLIVMYLSVKLRSRSRYFFIPVGTLLIIATVYLWYHYVIDLIGGLVFAIVSMWSGKIFFNWWHKKIGKDKFEYENH
- the ubiE gene encoding bifunctional demethylmenaquinone methyltransferase/2-methoxy-6-polyprenyl-1,4-benzoquinol methylase UbiE → MSDKKTQVKKMFDNIAGRYDFLNHLLSFGLDFYWRKKALKLSGFNSDSILLDVACGTGDVAIQANKMGVQKIFGADFSYNMLNLFNKKANWIDGKLVQMVAEKIPFKDESVTNITVAFGVRNFYDIQQGFNSFYRILKPNGKATIIEFRMPTNKIIRSIYKFYFKNILPVLGGIISGDKAAYTYLPDSVEEFDEKVNLEKLLRNSGFGKIKTYNFTFGTVQAVIAQK